Proteins encoded by one window of Mesorhizobium sp. INR15:
- a CDS encoding DoxX family protein has protein sequence MTTSQTTPVSQGALWTGRVMSGVIVLFMIFDGVIKLPPLDIVTQTMVQIGWPADPNVARMLGVIGLISTALYALPRTSVLGAILLTAYMGGAIATKVRLDSPLFSHTLFGVYLAVILWGGLFLRDPKVRALIPFTR, from the coding sequence ATGACCACTTCTCAAACCACGCCTGTTTCGCAAGGCGCTCTATGGACTGGCCGCGTGATGAGCGGCGTCATCGTGCTGTTCATGATCTTTGACGGCGTCATCAAATTGCCGCCGCTCGACATCGTCACGCAGACGATGGTGCAGATCGGCTGGCCGGCCGATCCAAATGTGGCGCGCATGCTCGGTGTCATCGGGCTGATCTCGACGGCGCTCTACGCCTTGCCACGCACCTCGGTGCTCGGCGCCATATTGCTCACCGCCTATATGGGCGGCGCCATCGCCACCAAAGTGCGGCTGGACAGTCCGTTGTTCTCGCACACATTGTTCGGTGTCTATCTCGCCGTCATCCTGTGGGGCGGCCTGTTCCTGCGCGACCCCAAGGTCCGTGCGCTGATCCCCTTCACCCGCTAG
- a CDS encoding bestrophin family protein, whose translation MIVRPRPTFLQLFFVMRGSVVPRILPQILGFALYSAIILVVARWFHLDLGVFNITPFGLVAVTLSIYLSFRNNAAYDRWWEARKLWGALVFEIRNLARATTSLITDQTEQRAFLMEALAFCHFLRGQLRKIDSVKDARAFIDAEADAAGTASNPADDMVRRMGRRANAQRRSGELDSIGFRILDERLASITAIQAGCERIAGTPLPFAYTLLVHRTAYIVCLLLPIGLISTTGWATPLFTALIAYTFFGLDALSEELEDPFGTEANDLALDGLCRVCEISVFEALGETPPKMIPAEKFYFS comes from the coding sequence ATGATCGTGCGCCCGCGCCCCACATTCCTGCAGCTGTTCTTTGTCATGCGCGGATCGGTGGTGCCCCGCATCCTTCCGCAGATCCTGGGCTTTGCGCTGTATTCCGCCATCATTCTGGTTGTCGCGCGCTGGTTCCATCTCGACCTCGGCGTCTTCAACATCACGCCTTTCGGCCTGGTGGCCGTGACGCTGTCGATCTACCTCTCGTTCCGCAACAACGCCGCCTATGACCGCTGGTGGGAAGCGCGCAAGCTTTGGGGTGCACTGGTCTTCGAGATACGCAACCTGGCGCGCGCCACCACCAGTCTCATCACCGACCAGACCGAGCAGCGCGCCTTTCTGATGGAAGCGCTTGCCTTCTGCCACTTCCTGCGCGGGCAATTGCGCAAGATCGACAGCGTGAAAGATGCCCGCGCCTTCATTGACGCGGAAGCGGATGCGGCTGGAACCGCCTCCAACCCCGCCGACGACATGGTCAGGCGCATGGGCCGGCGCGCCAACGCACAACGCCGATCGGGCGAACTCGATTCGATCGGCTTTCGCATCCTGGATGAAAGGCTGGCATCGATCACCGCCATCCAGGCCGGATGCGAGCGGATCGCCGGCACGCCCCTGCCCTTCGCCTATACGCTTCTGGTGCATCGCACCGCTTACATCGTGTGCCTGCTTTTGCCGATCGGGCTGATCTCGACCACCGGCTGGGCGACGCCGCTGTTCACGGCGCTGATCGCCTACACGTTCTTCGGTCTCGACGCGCTCTCGGAAGAGCTTGAGGATCCGTTCGGCACCGAGGCCAACGACCTTGCGCTCGACGGCCTGTGCCGCGTCTGCGAGATCTCGGTGTTCGAGGCGCTGGGCGAGACGCCGCCGAAAATGATCCCGGCCGAGAAGTTCTATTTTTCCTAG
- a CDS encoding SRPBCC family protein, protein MFTTILVILVVLIAAVLVYAATRPDSFVVTRSANIKATPEAIFPMINDFRHWSAWSPYEKLDPEMRRTLSGAETGKGAAYAWDGNSKAGTGRMEITDATAPSRVSLKLDFEKPFRANNTVDFTLTPAGGDTAVTWAMRGSRPFIAKLMGLVMNFDRLIGKDFEAGLANLKSATEK, encoded by the coding sequence ATGTTCACCACCATCCTTGTCATTCTGGTCGTTCTGATCGCCGCCGTGCTCGTCTATGCCGCGACACGGCCGGACAGTTTCGTCGTCACCCGCTCGGCCAACATCAAGGCCACGCCGGAAGCGATCTTCCCGATGATCAACGATTTCAGGCATTGGAGCGCATGGTCGCCTTATGAAAAGCTCGACCCCGAGATGAGGCGTACGCTGTCCGGCGCCGAGACCGGCAAGGGTGCCGCCTATGCCTGGGACGGCAACAGCAAGGCCGGAACCGGGCGCATGGAAATCACCGACGCCACCGCGCCGTCGCGCGTGTCGCTGAAGCTCGACTTTGAAAAGCCGTTCAGGGCCAACAACACGGTCGATTTCACCTTGACCCCGGCGGGCGGCGACACCGCCGTCACCTGGGCCATGCGCGGCAGCCGGCCTTTTATCGCCAAGCTGATGGGCCTGGTCATGAATTTCGACAGGCTGATCGGCAAGGATTTCGAAGCTGGCCTCGCCAACCTGAAGAGCGCCACCGAGAAATAG
- a CDS encoding ACT domain-containing protein has translation MAGETDLKKLLATMTPELQAGVHVFATLAPGVPVPQGVDPVMLFREREGTTLIMLEDEAMSAGLTASFRCRMVTLNVHSSLEAVGFLAAITARLAAAGMGVNPVSAFYHDHLFIPSDRAEEALDALRQLAVDSAG, from the coding sequence ATGGCCGGCGAGACCGATCTGAAAAAACTGCTGGCGACAATGACGCCGGAACTGCAAGCCGGTGTCCACGTCTTCGCCACGCTGGCGCCTGGCGTGCCTGTTCCCCAGGGCGTCGATCCGGTGATGCTGTTTCGCGAACGCGAGGGCACGACGCTGATCATGCTTGAGGACGAAGCCATGTCAGCTGGCCTGACGGCTTCGTTTCGCTGCCGGATGGTGACGTTGAACGTCCATTCCTCGCTCGAAGCGGTCGGCTTCCTCGCCGCCATCACCGCGCGGCTTGCCGCCGCTGGCATGGGCGTTAATCCGGTCTCGGCCTTCTATCATGATCATCTGTTCATTCCCTCCGACCGGGCCGAGGAAGCGCTGGACGCGCTGCGGCAACTGGCCGTCGACAGCGCGGGCTGA
- the rpsP gene encoding 30S ribosomal protein S16, producing the protein MTLKIRLARAGSKKRPYYHVVVADARSPRDGRFIESLGSWNPLLPKDGERVKVDADRVKHWLSHGAQPTDRVLRFLDEAGLAKRDARSNPKKAEPGKKAQERAALLKKAQDDAAAAAAAASAAPAEAEAASAE; encoded by the coding sequence ATGACACTGAAGATCAGACTGGCCCGCGCGGGCTCGAAGAAGCGTCCTTACTACCACGTCGTCGTTGCCGACGCCCGTTCGCCGCGCGACGGCCGTTTCATCGAGTCGCTCGGCTCGTGGAACCCGCTGCTGCCCAAGGACGGCGAACGCGTCAAGGTTGATGCCGACCGCGTCAAGCATTGGCTGTCGCATGGCGCCCAGCCGACCGACCGCGTGCTGCGCTTCCTCGACGAGGCCGGCCTTGCCAAGCGCGACGCCCGCTCCAACCCGAAGAAGGCCGAGCCGGGCAAGAAGGCGCAGGAACGCGCTGCCCTGCTGAAGAAGGCGCAGGACGATGCCGCCGCTGCTGCCGCTGCGGCGTCAGCCGCACCGGCCGAGGCGGAAGCCGCTTCAGCCGAATAA